The following nucleotide sequence is from Rubrivirga sp. SAORIC476.
TGGGATGGGGCAGGTACGAGAGGAGGCGAAGTCGCACCTCGTACTCTCGACCTACAGGTACAGGATCGTCGCCGTGACGAAGAAGACGGTCAGGCCGAGGATGTCGTTGGAGACCGTGATGAAGGGCCCCATGGCGAGGGCCGGGTCGATGCCGACGCGTTCGAGCAGCAGCGGCACCGTCGCGCCGACCAGCGTGGAGAGGACGATCACGATCTGGAGCGCGAGCGCGGCCGTGAGCGCCAGCCGCGACGTGTCGTTGCCGAAGCCGGACACCAGCACGATGCCCGCCAGCGCGACCGCCAGCACGGCGCCGTTGAGCAGCGCGACCGCCAGTTCCTTGCCGATCCGCTTGGCGAGGTCGCCCCGCCACAGGTCGCCCGAGGCGAGGCCCTGGACCGCGATGGCCGACGACTGGATGCCCGCGTTGCCTGCCATCGCCATCACGATGGGGATGAACAGCGCCAGCACCGGCGCCACCTGCAGCGCCTCCTCGAAGCCGACAATCACGAGCCCCGACACATACGCTCCCACGAGTCCCAGCAGCAGCCACACCAGCCGTCCCCGGCTGACGGCGAACACGCTCGACGACAGCTCCTCCTCGCCCGTGATGCCCACCGCGCGCTGGAGGTCCTCTTCGGCCTCCTCGCGGATGACGTTCATCACATCGTCGAAGGTGATGCGGCCCAACAGGCGGCCTCCCGCGGAGACGACCGCCAGCGCGACGAGGTCGTTGCGCTCCATGATGCGTGCCACCTCCTCCTGGTCGAGGTCCGGCTCGACGGAAACCACGTCCATCTCGGCGATCTCGTATACTGGGCGGTCCGCGGGCGAGAGCAGGAGACGCTTGAGCGGAATCACGCCCGCCAGCCGGTCCTCCGCGTCGACGGCGAACACGGCGAACACCGGGTCCACGGCGTCCGCGTTGGCCCGGACCGCCTCGGTGGCCTCCGCGACCGAAGCGGTGAGCGGGACGGAGACCACCTCGGTGGCCATGAGGCCGCCCGCGGTGTCGTCGCCGTAGCTGAGCAGCGCCTCGATGTCGATGCTGTCCTCCAACTGGACGAGCACGTCGTCCGCCTGGGTGACGTCCACATCGGCCAGCACGTCGGCCTGGTCGTCCGAGGCGAGCGGGTCGATCAGGGTGACCAGTTCGGAGGTCGAGAGGCCATCCAGCAGGTCGACGCGCTCGGCGCTCTCCAGCTCCGGCAGGATGCGGCTCGTGAGATCGTCCGGCAGCCAGCGGAAGGCGACTCGCGCGAGGTCGGCGGGGAGGTGCTGGAGCAGGTCCGCGATGTCGGCCGGCCGGAGGTCCCCGATGAGCGCGACCACGTGGCTCCGGTGCCCCGCCTCGACCAGCGCGGCGACGGCGGCGACGAGGTCGTCGTCGAGCAGCGGAGGGGCGTCGGAGGGGGGGACGACGGGGTCGCTCACGGGCCGGGGGGAGCGGCATCGAGGCCGCCCAGGTAGCGTGCGAGGCGGACGAAGGCGGTCGGCGACACGGCCTCGGGGCGGAGCGTCGCTGCCCAGTCGGGAAGGTCGACGCCAGCCTCGCGGGCGAGCGGGCCGAGGCTGTTGCGGAGCATCTTCCGACGCTGCCCGAACGCCGC
It contains:
- the mgtE gene encoding magnesium transporter yields the protein MSDPVVPPSDAPPLLDDDLVAAVAALVEAGHRSHVVALIGDLRPADIADLLQHLPADLARVAFRWLPDDLTSRILPELESAERVDLLDGLSTSELVTLIDPLASDDQADVLADVDVTQADDVLVQLEDSIDIEALLSYGDDTAGGLMATEVVSVPLTASVAEATEAVRANADAVDPVFAVFAVDAEDRLAGVIPLKRLLLSPADRPVYEIAEMDVVSVEPDLDQEEVARIMERNDLVALAVVSAGGRLLGRITFDDVMNVIREEAEEDLQRAVGITGEEELSSSVFAVSRGRLVWLLLGLVGAYVSGLVIVGFEEALQVAPVLALFIPIVMAMAGNAGIQSSAIAVQGLASGDLWRGDLAKRIGKELAVALLNGAVLAVALAGIVLVSGFGNDTSRLALTAALALQIVIVLSTLVGATVPLLLERVGIDPALAMGPFITVSNDILGLTVFFVTATILYL